A portion of the Saimiri boliviensis isolate mSaiBol1 chromosome 1, mSaiBol1.pri, whole genome shotgun sequence genome contains these proteins:
- the C1H5orf24 gene encoding UPF0461 protein C5orf24 homolog isoform X2, producing the protein MMHPVASSNPAFCGPGKPSCLNEDAMRAADQFDIYSSQQSKYSHTISHKPMVCQRQDPLNESHLQTTSGRSIEIKDELKKKKNLNRSGKRGRPSGTTKSAGYRTSTGRPLGTTKAAGFKTSPGRPLGTTKAAGYKVSPGRPPGKKQQAFRCSSDARHNELDFMLLFTVRGVALYVGTMCTGI; encoded by the exons atgaTGCATCCTGTTGCCAGCAGTAATCCAGCTTTCTGTGGGCCTGGCAAGCCTTCCTGCCTAAATGAAGATGCCATGAGAGCTGCTGATCAGTTTGACATATATTCCTCCCAGCAAAGCAAATACAGCCACACAATCAGCCACAAACCAATGGTTTGTCAGAGGCAAGACCCACTAAATGAGTCACACTTGCAGACTACAAGTGGTAGAAGCATAGAAATAAAAGACgaactaaagaaaaagaagaatctcaACCGATCCGGTAAGCGTGGCCGGCCTTCGGGAACCACCAAATCAGCAGGATACCGGACCAGCACAGGCAGACCCCTGGGAACCACCAAAGCGGCTGGATTTAAGACAAGTCCAGGCAGACCTTTGGGGACAACTAAAGCTGCGGGATACAAAGTCAGCCCAGGGAGACCTCCAG GAAAAAAGCAGCAAGCCTTCAGGTGTTCCAGTGATGCCCGACACAATGAGCTGGACTTTATGCTGCTCTTTACAGTCAGAGGTGTTGCATTATATGTGGGGACTATGTGCACTGGCATCTAA
- the C1H5orf24 gene encoding UPF0461 protein C5orf24 homolog isoform X1, with translation MMHPVASSNPAFCGPGKPSCLNEDAMRAADQFDIYSSQQSKYSHTISHKPMVCQRQDPLNESHLQTTSGRSIEIKDELKKKKNLNRSGKRGRPSGTTKSAGYRTSTGRPLGTTKAAGFKTSPGRPLGTTKAAGYKVSPGRPPGSIKALSRLADLGYGCGTAAFPYPVMHSRAVHGVEETSSEVKPPNE, from the coding sequence atgaTGCATCCTGTTGCCAGCAGTAATCCAGCTTTCTGTGGGCCTGGCAAGCCTTCCTGCCTAAATGAAGATGCCATGAGAGCTGCTGATCAGTTTGACATATATTCCTCCCAGCAAAGCAAATACAGCCACACAATCAGCCACAAACCAATGGTTTGTCAGAGGCAAGACCCACTAAATGAGTCACACTTGCAGACTACAAGTGGTAGAAGCATAGAAATAAAAGACgaactaaagaaaaagaagaatctcaACCGATCCGGTAAGCGTGGCCGGCCTTCGGGAACCACCAAATCAGCAGGATACCGGACCAGCACAGGCAGACCCCTGGGAACCACCAAAGCGGCTGGATTTAAGACAAGTCCAGGCAGACCTTTGGGGACAACTAAAGCTGCGGGATACAAAGTCAGCCCAGGGAGACCTCCAGGTAGCATTAAAGCTCTATCCCGTCTTGCCGATCTTGGTTATGGCTGTGGCACTGCTGCTTTTCCTTACCCTGTGATGCATAGCAGAGCAGTTCATGGGGTAGAGGAAACTAGCAGTGAAGTCAAACCacccaatgaatga